The following coding sequences lie in one Musa acuminata AAA Group cultivar baxijiao chromosome BXJ1-8, Cavendish_Baxijiao_AAA, whole genome shotgun sequence genomic window:
- the LOC103994586 gene encoding AT-hook motif nuclear-localized protein 23, with amino-acid sequence MHQLLQLLSRHPSSPYLDSPSLSFSANHRASFFPYVMAGLDLGTASRYAHHLSHRPGLHLRHHHDPESDDQNDGGDSSNNGHSQFRSSDREGSATDQQGLEPVAAGSGPGDVVARRPRGRPQGSKNKPKPPVIITQESANTLRAHILEVGAGCDIVECIATYARRRLRGICVLSGSGTVSNVTVRQPSTAGSVVTLHGHFEILSLSGSFLPPPAPPGATSLTIFLAGGQGQVVGGNVVGTLFAAGPVIVIAASFTNVAYERLPLEEEEPPQMQMQPPDAQGSGGDGGSGTSGAGGNTFSDPSGLPFYSLPLNMANSQLPVDAHGWPAGAPGRSLF; translated from the exons atgcACCAGCTTCTTCAACTCCTCTCTCGCCATCCATCGTCTCCCTACCTGGATAGCCCCTCCCTTTCTTTCTCTGCAAACCATCGAGCCTCGTTCTTTCCATAT GTTATGGCTGGTCTGGATCTAGGCACCGCTTCAAGGTACGCCCACCATCTCTCCCACCGTCCCGGCCTTCACCTTCGGCACCACCACGACCCCGAGTCCGACGACCAGAACGATGGCGGTGACAGCAGTAACAACGGGCACAGCCAATTCCGCAGCTCTGACCGCGAGGGCTCGGCGACGGACCAACAGGGACTCGAGCCGGTTGCGGCAGGCTCCGGGCCCGGGGACGTCGTGGCCCGGCGACCCCGGGGAAGGCCACAGGGCTCCAAGAACAAGCCCAAGCCCCCGGTGATCATCACCCAGGAGAGCGCCAACACCCTCCGGGCACACATCCTTGAGGTCGGGGCTGGGTGTGATATCGTCGAGTGCATCGCGACGTACGCTCGCCGCCGGCTGCGCGGGATCTGCGTCCTCAGTGGCAGCGGCACCGTCTCCAACGTCACCGTCCGCCAGCCGTCGACGGCCGGCTCCGTCGTCACTCTCCATGGCCACTTCGAGATCTTGTCGCTGTCGGGGTCCTTCCTCCCGCCGCCCGCTCCCCCTGGAGCTACTAGCCTCACCATCTTCCTCGCAGGAGGCCAGGGGCAGGTCGTCGGTGGGAACGTCGTCGGTACGCTCTTCGCAGCAGGGCCAGTGATCGTGATCGCTGCCTCATTCACCAACGTCGCCTACGAGCGGCTGCCGCTCGAGGAGGAGGAACCACCGCAGATGCAGATGCAGCCGCCAGACGCGCAAGGGTCGGGAGGAGACGGCGGGAGCGGGACCAGCGGTGCAGGCGGCAACACGTTCTCGGACCCGTCCGGACTCCCCTTCTATAGCTTGCCGCTTAACATGGCCAATAGCCAGCTTCCGGTGGACGCGCACGGGTGGCCGGCGGGCGCGCCTGGTCGGTCCCTGTTCTGA
- the LOC135587608 gene encoding abscisic acid receptor PYL10-like — MQAGEGITTPSPAAEGGAPAGLTAEEYAGLRSAIETHHRYDVGPGQCSSILAQRIRAPAATVWSVVRRFDRPQIYKHFIRSCALKDGSDGGGELRPGCLREVSVITGLPASTSTERLDLIDDGRRVLGFTIVGGEHRLRNYRSVTTVDELPAGEGGEPRTVVLESYVVDVPEGNTVDDTKLFADTVVRLNLQKLASVTEAATRSEKK, encoded by the coding sequence ATGCAGGCCGGCGAAGGAATTACGACCCCATCTCCGGCAGCAGAAGGAGGGGCTCCGGCGGGTCTGACGGCGGAGGAGTATGCGGGCCTGCGCTCCGCGATCGAAACCCACCATCGGTACGACGTCGGCCCGGGACAATGCTCCTCCATCCTCGCCCAGCGGATCCGGGCCCCGGCCGCCACCGTCTGGTCGGTGGTCCGGCGGTTCGACCGTCCCCAGATCTACAAGCACTTCATCCGGAGCTGCGCCCTCAAGGACGGGAGTGACGGCGGTGGCGAGCTCCGACCGGGGTGCCTCCGCGAGGTCAGCGTCATAACCGGCCTCCCGGCGAGCACCAGCACCGAGCGCCTCGACCTCATCGACGACGGCCGGCGTGTGCTCGGCTTCACCATCGTCGGCGGAGAGCACCGCCTCCGGAACTACCGGTCCGTTACCACCGTCGACGAGCTCCCCGCGGGGGAGGGCGGGGAGCCCCGGACGGTGGTTCTCGAGTCGTACGTGGTGGACGTGCCGGAGGGGAACACCGTGGACGACACAAAGCTGTTCGCCGACACCGTCGTCCGCCTCAACCTCCAGAAGCTCGCCTCGGTGACGGAGGCAGCGACGCGATCTGAGAAGAAGTGA